From Fusarium oxysporum f. sp. lycopersici 4287 chromosome 10, whole genome shotgun sequence, the proteins below share one genomic window:
- a CDS encoding nitric oxide dioxygenase — MALTAAQVAIVKSTAPILKEHGKTITTTFYRNMLGAHPELKNYFSLRNQQTGAQQAALANSVLAYATYIDDLGKLSHAVERIAHKHVSLFIKPEHYPIVGTHLIGAIGEVLGSALTTEIKDAWVAAYGQLADIFIQREGQMYEAAGEWNSWRKFKIVKKEAENDSVTSFYLEPTDGKPLPKFLPGQYVSVQIPIPELDGLLQSRQFSLSEAPGTNHYRISVKLQGPTEEPAVEDLAAGKIAGLLSTRLHNRYNVGDELELSPPAGEFSLDPADTSAAKKPLVLLSAGVGATPLVSILDSVLQSPTASRPITWIHGARYSGSTCFVPHVLDSAKKHENITAKIFLEDVKEGDQYDFKGEIDLAKLQKEQLLQLDNADAEYYICGPEDWMVNVRAFLEENGVPRERQHLELFKTGDI; from the coding sequence ATGGCTCTCACCGCAGCACAAGTAGCAATTGTGAAGTCAACTGCTCCCATCCTGAAGGAGCATGGCAAGACTATCACCACCACTTTCTACCGCAACATGCTCGGCGCCCATCCTGAGCTCAAGAACTACTTCTCTCTGCGAAACCAGCAGACCGGAGCTCAACAAGCTGCTCTCGCCAACTCTGTCCTCGCCTACGCCACATATATCGACGACCTTGGCAAGCTTTCCCACGCCGTTGAGCGCATTGCTCACAAGCACGtttctctcttcatcaagccAGAGCACTACCCCATCGTTGGCACACATCTCATCGGTGCCATTGGCGAGGTTCTCGGTTCTGCTTTGACgactgagatcaaggacGCTTGGGTTGCTGCTTATGGCCAGCTCGCTGATATCTTCATCCAGCGCGAGGGTCAGATGTACGAGGCTGCTGGCGAATGGAACTCGTGGCGCAAGTTCAAGAttgtcaagaaggaggctgagaaCGACTCTGTTACTAGCTTCTACCTTGAGCCTACTGATGGCAAGCCTCTGCCCAAGTTCCTTCCCGGACAATACGTCAGCGTGCAGATTCCCATCCCTGAGCTTGATGGTCTTCTTCAGAGCCGGCAGTTCAGTCTGAGCGAGGCCCCTGGCACCAACCACTACCGCATCAGTGTCAAGCTTCAGGGTCCCACTGAGGAgcctgctgttgaggatctcgCTGCTGGCAAGATTGCTGGTCTTCTCTCCACAAGACTTCACAACCGTTATAACGTCGGtgacgagcttgagctgAGCCCTCCTGCTGGAGAGTTCTCCCTCGACCCTGCCGACACTTCTGCTGCCAAGAAgcctcttgttcttctctccGCTGGTGTTGGCGCCACTCCTCTTGTCTCCATTCTCGACTCAGTTCTCCAATCCCCAACCGCCTCGCGGCCCATCACCTGGATCCACGGTGCTCGCTACTCTGGCTCTACCTGCTTCGTTCCCCATGTTCTCGACTCTGCTAAGAAGCACGAGAACATCACCGCCAAGATCTTCCTTGAGGATGTCAAGGAGGGTGACCAGTACGACTTTAAGGGCGAGATCGACCTTGCCAAGCTCCAGAAGGAacagcttctccagctcGACAATGCTGATGCTGAGTACTACATCTGCGGACCTGAGGACTGGATGGTTAATGTCAGGGCATTCCTCGAGGAGAACGGTGTTCCTCGTGAGCGCCAGCACCTTGAGCTATTCAAGACTGGTGATATTTAA